In Plasmodium brasilianum strain Bolivian I chromosome 1, whole genome shotgun sequence, a single genomic region encodes these proteins:
- a CDS encoding von Willebrand factor A domain-related protein, producing the protein MKKILCFAFLLEYAITLIYAKINNVSNSSVPRIAKEGENEKIITCVTEYVIKGDLHIDDGGFCSTSTESSSNGDESSVDVGVDNPGAYCDNYYDITLIVEETNFVQKDYWLKGTIPFLESMIRNTRISKDKAHMSLILFAYDQRVIVPFTDEISQDKDKFIEKIRTIDDVGKSADTLYVYALEYAMEKVIFGNGTRDNAPKVAVLFYYGFDYGANKSLIPDVVKDYRDKNIKLIIVGIALGNTDNAYLLANCSIGDANCANVIFKPWDFVIPAAEQVKAKICSKDNSA; encoded by the coding sequence atgaagaaaatattatgtttcgcttttttattagaatatGCCATCACTTTgatatatgcaaaaataaacaatgtGTCAAATAGTTCTGTGCCACGGATAGCCAAAGAAggtgaaaatgaaaaaattataacatgCGTTACTGAATATGTGATTAAAGGTGATTTACATATTGATGATGGTGGGTTTTGCAGTACCAGTACAGAATCTTCATCTAACGGGGATGAGTCAAGTGTAGATGTAGGAGTTGACAATCCAGGAGCTTATTGTGATAACTATTATGATATAACTTTAATTGTTGAAGAAACAAATTTCGTTCAAAAGGATTATTGGTTAAAAGGTACTATTCCATTTTTAGAATCAATGATAAGAAATACAAGAATTAGCAAAGATAAAGCTCATATGTCTCTTATACTTTTTGCTTATGATCAGCGAGTTATTGTTCCATTCACTGATGAAATTAGTCAAGATAAGGACAAGTTCATTGAAAAGATTAGAACTATAGATGATGTAGGAAAAAGTGCTGACactttatatgtgtatgcattGGAATACGCTATGGAAAAGGTTATATTTGGAAATGGAACACGAGATAATGCTCCAAAGGTAGccgtattattttattatggtTTTGATTATGGAGCAAACAAAAGTTTAATACCGGATGTGGTTAAAGATTATAGGGATAAGAATATAAAACTTATAATTGTTGGAATTGCTTTAGGTAATACAGATAATGCATATTTACTTGCAAATTGTTCTATTGGTGATGCAAATTGTGCTAATGTCATTTTTAAGCCGTGGGATTTTGTGATTCCAGCAGCGGAACAGGTAAAGGCAAAAATTTGTAGTAAGGATAATAGTGCATAG
- a CDS encoding protein kinase, translating into MSMKCVTPNGKSEKNLTGNLKEGKGKKVKEKKIARTNGNDVNKNYSVKNKEICNLGVNTKEGGGSMTNAHKDLLNKGKKKHEVRFVEELSNDEYNKIIKDKKDKHKNEKNKKKEDVHVLEDKHDILRNNIFNESKMSLEKTKSSKDAVWHTYGSVSTNLNFNSYSLGSNEFYYNNSIDYNNNDMDLRYRIEYHYSIDYNKNATSAGNHLEYTNSAMNSSKAYYYSNTDNNNNQRKNNVSAQKDKWEHKNISTINNRSEDDTKKKLFLSEREIFSSSTEFIQLEDVYSTGVTIKKGKEGKKETKMGEDKKSVDMSLARVEMLKWKSTFDDSNKFNSIDLNNYGRKGEENPYNNSKTLEQDNPINCYNFSYYKDKPMPIELRNTFSNDYFYHEKDSNIVDKDIEGGVYRLSSTSFFDENKREYDSNRYNNSQKGGGGGNLILNDLKSGKYTYAYDDGMKNNLSECQYSQVMVDSKIQQNDMFTYQREMTKLEYELKEDACLDTKEESFRKRYTNENKSKLVDDAVAQKMGDQVKVDKSGNPIMEKCKKEQESSSILEENPEHTGVSIFFKDDRRFFNFDIPASEIIDRKNIEIMELISEGSFGTVYKASWNNKIVALKKSNIQMSLEGMRSVVREINTYRSISHDYVVQYYGVCIDESFIGIILEYIRNGNVFDLLYNSTSILSYENQLKMATQLVDVIKYLHEEKKLIHRDLKTSNVLFDDEFNIKICDFGKTRKLDKDGKVILEDNGGSPRYMAPECFIEDNTINEKSDIWGLACCLIEIFARQIPFQHIKQKEDVVIEILVNKKKPNIPNWFHPELTSMLERSFCTDPDKRPSCKEYSQLFQKFSTVNTNENQEKA; encoded by the exons ATGAGTATGAAGTGCGTTACCCCCAATGGTAAGAGTGAAAAGAATTTAACAGGAAATCTTAAGGAGGGCAAGGGAAAAAAAGTcaaggaaaagaaaatagcACGTACAAATGGCAatgatgtaaataaaaattatagcgtgaaaaataaagaaatatgtaACTTAGGAGTTAATACAAAAGAGGGAGGGGGAAGTATGACAAATGCACATAAGGACTTATTAAATAAGGGGAAGAAAAAACATGAGGTCCGTTTTGTAGAGGAATTATCGAatgatgaatataataagattataaaagataagaaggataaacataaaaatgaaaaaaataaaaaaaaagaagatgtACATGTGTTAGAAGATAAACatgatatattaagaaataatattttcaatgaATCAAAAATGAGCTTAGAAAAAACAAAGTCTTCTAAAGATGCAGTATGGCATACATATGGAAGCGTGTCAACAaacttaaattttaatagttACAGTCTTGGTAGTAACGAATTTTATTACAACAATAGTATtgattataacaataatgataTGGACCTTAGATACAGGATTGAATATCATTACAGCATTGACTATAATAAGAACGCTACTTCTGCTGGTAATCACTTGGAGTATACTAACAGTGCTATGAATAGTAGTAAAGcttattattatagtaataccgacaataataataaccaACGGAAGAACAATGTAAGTGCACAAAAGGATAAATGGGAGCATAAAAACATTAGTACTATTAACAATAGAAGTGAGGACGatacaaagaaaaaactttttttatctgaaagagaaattttttcttctagtACAGAATTTATTCAATTGGAGGATGTATACTCTACAGGAGTGACAATTAAGAAAGGTAAAGagggaaaaaaggaaactaAAATGGGGGAAGATAAAAAGAGCGTAGACATGTCTTTGGCAAGGGTAGAAATGCTAAAATGGAAGAGCACATTTGATGATAGTAACAAATTTAATAGTATAGATTTGAATAATTATGGTAGAAAAGGAGAAGAAAATCCATATAATAATTCCAAAACGCTTGAACAAGACAACCCTAttaattgttataatttcAGTTACTACAAGGACAAACCAATGCCTATAGAACTTCGTAACACATTTTcaaatgattatttttatcatgaAAAAGACAGTAATATAGTAGATAAAGATATAGAAGGAGGAGTTTATAGATTAAGTTCcacttctttttttgatgaaaataaaagagaataTGATTCTAATAGGTATAATAATTCACAAAAAGGAGGTGGTGGTGGTAATCTAATTTTAAATGATCTAAAATCAggcaaatatacatatgcttaTGATGATggtatgaaaaataatttatctgAGTGTCAATACAGCCAAGTTATGGTGGATTCGAAAATACAACAAAATGATATGTTCACATATCAACGCGAAATGACTAAATTAGAATATGAATTAAAGGAAGATGCCTGCTTAGATACAAAGGAAGAATCTTTTAGGAAGAGATatacaaatgaaaataaaagcaaacTGGTGGATGATGCGGTAGCACAAAAAATGGGAGACCAGGTTAAGGTTGACAAAAGTGGGAACCCAATTATGgagaaatgtaaaaaagaacaagAGAGTAGTAGTATATTAGAAGAAAATCCAGAACACACAGGagttagtatattttttaaagatgaTCGAAGGTTTTTCAATTTTGATATTCCTGCTAGCGAAATAAttgatagaaaaaatattgaaataatGGAATTAATAAGTGAGGGTAGCTTTGGTACTGTTTACAAAGCATCatggaataataaaattgttgCTCTAAAAAAATCGAATATACAAATGTCCTTAGAGGGTATGCGATCTGTAGTTAGAGAAATTAATACGTACAGATCCATTTCTCACGATTATGTTGTGCAATACTATG GAGTGTGTATAGATGAGTCTTTTATTGGAATAATTCTTGAGTACATTCGTAATGGAAATGTGTTTGACTTATTGTATAATAGCACATCGATTTTATCGTACGAGAATCAACTAAAGATGGCTACGCAGTTAGTGGATGTAATTAAGTATCTTcatgaagagaaaaaattgaTACATAGGGATTTAAAAACGAGCAACGTGTTGTTTGATGATGAG tttaatataaaaatatgcgaTTTTGGGAAAACAAGAAAACTGGATAAGGATGGAAAAGTCATTTTAGAGGATAATGGAGGGTCTCCGCGTTACATGGCCCCCGAATGCTTTATTGAAG ATAACACCATTAATGAGAAGTCCGATATATGGGGACTTGCCTGCTGCTTGATTGAAATTTTTGCAAGGCAAATTCCTTTTCAgcatataaaacaaaaagaag ATGTGGTTATTGaaattttagtaaataagaaaaagccAAATATTCCCAACTGGTTTCATCCTGAATTAACGAGCATGTTAGAAAGAAGCTTTTGCACAGACCCAGATAAAAGACCATCATGTAAAGAGTATTCACAGTTGTTCCAAAAATTTTCAACAGTGAATACAAATGAAAATCAGGAAAAGGCTTGA
- a CDS encoding nucleolar protein 10 — protein sequence MIKSFINNGIKIYSLTSGRLTPEGGRGSFEGRGKNKKKKGSGGNGSNKNNENSIELLHDLEFSKKSDEIKISDDGRYICISGMYPPQVGLYDTKELCIKHRRHFDEEVVNFEFLTNNYEKLVFLCKNRYLEFHNAAGKYYKMRIPREGRNLMYNKNNSDLYICTSYEDIYILNLQKGCYQNSIKTKNYCNNFICKNKQLPIFATGGSDGFLEIWDERVKKCLNILNVQNKEDEEEDELTSCCFSNNGLKVAVGTGKGIVKLYDIRHSKPLFVKDHCTDLAIKKIEFLKINNNKYLYSNKWCGANINIDEDITCTHNEYVASCDSNCIKIYSERQQNLLSFEIINFADEHTSASGTSSNSMRSGKKMKILNSDSININSFTFYDSSGLCFIPCDNKKVFLYFIPFIGLAPKWCNYLDSITEELEEKERYGNYSYDGTNVLNNDIGSSTINSNSSMLNYNSNCSGEIFDDYIFLTNEQVEQLQITHLKGTKNLIPYLHGHYIPSKVYTDIKNVVKMDDQEYVKKSLIQKKLEYKQQMRIPDKQTFISRDYVDKLLKKVNKKIDKKQKILVDAEELLQDERFNKLFYDPDYMVETVNLD from the coding sequence atgattaaatCTTTCATAAAcaatggaataaaaatatactcaCTGACGTCTGGGCGACTAACCCCAGAAGGTGGTAGGGGAAGTTTTGAGGGcagaggaaaaaataaaaaaaagaaagggtCAGGGGGAAATGGtagtaacaaaaataatgaaaatagtaTTGAGTTATTACATGATTTggaattttctaaaaaaagtgatgaaataaaaataagtgaTGATGGTaggtacatatgtataagtgGAATGTACCCTCCTCAAGTTGGTTTATATGATACGAAAGAATTGTGCATAAAACATAGAAGACATTTTGATGAAGAAGTAGTAAATTTTGAATTTCTTACAAACAATTATGAGAAATTAGTTTTTCTTTGTAAGAATAGATATTTAGAATTTCATAATGCAGCAgggaaatattataaaatgcgTATACCTAGAGAAGGAAGGaatttaatgtataataagaataattccGATTTGTATATCTGTACATCATatgaagatatatatatattaaatttacaaaaggGATGTTATCAAAATTcgattaaaacaaaaaattattgtaataattttatttgtaaaaataaacaattgcCTATATTTGCTACTGGTGGATCAGATGgttttttagaaatatggGATGAGAGAGTTAAAAAAtgcttaaatatattaaatgtacaaaataaagaagatgAAGAGGAGGATGAATTAACTAGTTGTTGTTTTTCTAATAACGGTTTAAAAGTAGCTGTTGGAACAGGAAAAGGGATCGTTAAACTGTATGATATTAGGCATAGTAAACCACTATTTGTCAAGGATCACTGTACCGATTTGgccattaaaaaaattgaatttcttaaaattaacaataataaatatttgtatagtAACAAATGGTGTGGTGCTAATATAAACATTGACGAAGATATAACATGTACCCATAACGAGTATGTCGCGTCATGCGATTCTAActgtattaaaatatactcaGAAAGGcaacaaaatttattatcctttgaaattataaatttcgCTGATGAGCACACTAGCGCCAGTGGTACCAGTAGTAATAGTATGAGGAGtgggaaaaaaatgaagatattAAATAGCGActctataaatataaactcATTCACATTTTACGATAGTTCAGGTTTATGTTTTATACCATGTGACAACAAGAAggtttttttgtattttattccttttatcGGTTTGGCACCGAAATGGTGCAATTACCTTGACAGTATAACGGAGGAACTGGAGGAGAAAGAACGGTACGGCAATTACAGTTATGATGGTACGAACGTTCTTAATAATGACATTGGCAGTAGTACGATAaacagtaatagtagtatGCTGAACTACAATAGTAACTGTTCGGGGGAAATTTTCGAtgattacatatttttaactaaCGAACAAGTGGAGCAACTGCAAATAACTCATCTGAAGGGGACGAAAAATTTAATTCCATATTTACATGGACATTATATACCGAGTAAAGTATACACTGATATTAAAAACGTGGTCAAGATGGATGACCAGGAGTATGTTAAAAAATCGTtaatacagaaaaaattaGAGTATAAACAACAAATGCGTATTCCTGATAAACAAACATTCATAAGTAGAGATTACGTTGACAAGTTATTAAAGAAGGTGAACAAAAAGATTGATAAGAAACAGAAAATTTTAGTTGATGCAGAGGAATTGTTACAGGATGAGAGATTTAACAAGTTGTTCTACGATCCCGATTACATGGTGGAAACGGTAAATTTGGATTAG